In one window of Chiloscyllium punctatum isolate Juve2018m chromosome 11, sChiPun1.3, whole genome shotgun sequence DNA:
- the LOC140482620 gene encoding leucine-rich repeat neuronal protein 4-like, giving the protein MKMVVLSFLLLEVVLLFPRLNGIPVDQPHHFLIYQMKMYSQNETELNLSNQNISDIPINAFQNFSALEILNVSNNNLTYDGLPCGCLSIATLRHLITASNQLINVPSCLPAALEFLDLSKNLIQQIKFSEFTRLHSLKILTLSHNKISEIVPSESVLAQLASLDLSYNNFTKLQWKFQTPNLIMLKLEGNPLKQLNPFEFSQFPKLHSLNLSMTSLEVCKNKVFASGMENLKVLDLSANIFKTIDPQWFEGLNNLQFLWMRQMPFLQSLPADLFVQTPNLVYVNLERNSRLHFMTSSMFEFLIHLEFLSLKSCNLTEFRPWNFFTNSTVRVILSENPLVCSCELTWLLTQPDKVLLKRTSDTRCLKNGAQGEILLTALINECNINGNQTQELQLEASTVHTQLPKLTIAGFHYSLGDIDTTTSSKLPVQFSISPPSPNSTDLLNTFASHGLFSSSNPGTLQTEASSRQNDQSSAKSKSRVKASKTRSTTAKDQTGIKHDTTSNKHYPYTTKHYPTSTTRPSGAKHHATTASLAFPKFPSIAPVIKKGPIFIITEDDNLESLKEVETTRLMQGGDCNYDPCRHWQVPCHDLQHLTGCSCPGISGPDIPPDPVKIQRVIKISDNSAEIYWCAPSSTVLHYYIIYQSDDNRQLYKTDNINPTYRRYTLHDLTSDSTYHTCVVAVNKAGSSAASSIWPSKGPCYIFKTKPNYNNIFYIASTVIIAILFILVIILSVCLCRIRQKERLTDFSRISLDPLTLQNPAFDNHLEMEDPRTIDTISADSEEIP; this is encoded by the exons ATGAAAATGGTGGTTCTTTCCTTCCTACTGCTGGAGGTGGTGTTATTATTTCCGAGACTTAATGGTATACCGGTTGATCAGCCACATCATTTTCTAATTTACCAGATGAAAATGTACTCTCAAAATGAGACGGAGCTCAATCTGTCCAATCAGAACATCAGCGATATACCAATCAACGCCTTCCAAAATTTCAGTGCCCTGGAAATACTCAACGTGTCAAACAACAATCTGACATATGATGGTCTGCCCTGTGGATGCCTCAGCATAGCAACATTAAGGCATCTAATCACTGCCAGCAATCAACTTATAAACGTCCCATCCTGTTTACCTGCAGCTCTTGAATTTCTGGATTTGAGCAAGAATTTGATCCAGCAGATTAAGTTTTCAGAGTTTACAAGACTTCACAGCTTAAAAATTCTTACTTTAAGTCACAACAAAATCTCAGAAATTGTTCCTTCAGAGTCAGTGCTCGCACAACTTGCGTCTTTGGATCTAAGCTACAATAACTTCACAAAGTTACAATGGAAATTTCAAACACCTAATCTCATCATGTTAAAGCTTGAAGGGAACCCTTTGAAGCAGCTCAATCCATTTGAATTCTCTCAGTTTCCGAAGCTTCATAGCTTAAACTTGTCCATGACTTCTTTGGAAGTGTGCAAAAACAAAGTATTTGCCTCTGGAATGGAAAATCTTAAAGTACTTGACCTGAGTGCAAACATATTCAAAACCA TTGATCCACAGTGGTTTGAGGGATTAAACAACCTCCAGTTCCTTTGGATGAGGCAAATGCCCTTTCTTCAGTCTCTGCCTGCAGACCTATTTGTCCAAACACCAAACCTTGTTTATGTAAATTTGGAACGAAATTCCCGGCTACATTTTATGACAAGTAGTATGTTTGAATTCCTCATTCATCTAGAGTTTCTTTCCTTGAAAAG TTGTAACCTGACAGAATTCAGACCCTGGAATTTCTTCACTAATTCAACTGTCAGAGTAATCCTCTCTGAAAATCCCCTAGTTTGTAGCTGTGAGCTCACCTGGCTGTTGACTCAACCAGATAAAGTACTACTGAAAAG GACAAGTGACACCAGATGTCTCAAGAATGGCGCACAGGGAGAAATTTTATTGACAGCTCTCATAAACGAGTGCAATATTAATGGAAATCAAACACAGGAACTGCAGCTTGAAGCAAGTACTGTACATACTCAACTCCCAAAACTAACAATAGCAGGATTCCACTATTCTTTAGGTGACATAGACACAACAACGAGCAGCAAGTTACCAGTCCAATTTAGTATCAGCCCACCATCTCCAAATAGTACTGACCTCTTGAATACATTTGCTTCCCATGGCTTGTTTTCCAGTTCGAATCCAGGTACATTACAAACTGAAGCAAGCAGCAGACAAAATGATCAAAGCTCGGCTAAAAGTAAATCAAGGGTGAAAGCTTCAAAAACAAGGTCAACTACTGCCAAAGATCAAACTGGGATCAAACATGACACAACTTCAAACAAGCATTATCCATACACAACCAAGCATTACCCAACCAGCACAACACGCCCATCAGGGGCAAAACATCACGCAACAACAGCATCATTGGCATTCCCAAAATTCCCCTCGATCGCTCCTGTCATTAAAAAGGGACCCATATTTATAATAACTGAAGATGACAATTTGGAGTCCCTAAAAGAAGTGGAGACTACAAGGCTCATGCAGGGTGGTGATTGCAATTatgacccatgcagacactggcaAGTACCATGCCATGACTTGCAACATTTGACAGGCTGCAGCTGTCCTGGCATATCTGGGCCAGATATCCCACCAGACCCAGTGAAAATACAGAGGGTGATTAAGATTTCAGACAACTCAGCAGAAATCTACTGGTGTGCCCCCAGTTCTACAGTCCTCCATTACTATATTATCTATCAATCAGATGACAACAGACAATTGTACAAGACAGACAATATCAATCCTACATATCGAAGATATACATTACATGATCTTACATCGGACAGCACATACCACACTTGTGTGGTGGCTGTGAATAAAGCAGGATCCAGTGCTGCAAGCAGTATCTGGCCTTCAAAAGGCCCTTGCTATATTTTCAAGACTAAGCCAAACTACAACAACATATTTTATATAGCTTCCACTGTAATTATCGCCATTCTCTTCATATTGGTGATTATATTATCAGTTTGCCTGTGCAGAATTCGTCAAAAGGAACGATTAACGGACTTCTCTCGTATAAGCTTGGATCCTCTAACTTTGCAAAATCCAGCATTTGACAATCACTTGGAAATGGAAGATCCAAGAACAATTGATACAATAAGTGCAGATTCTGAAGAGATTCCCTGA